From Pararge aegeria chromosome 9, ilParAegt1.1, whole genome shotgun sequence, the proteins below share one genomic window:
- the LOC120626449 gene encoding uncharacterized protein LOC120626449 has translation MKIVTILVTVFSVQAINPGGPRVVSDSVNCLNGLIKANFVIPGQLIFPHSINSSSTVLRIRDNILKKLHNSNKFTVQVTGPDIKAVCNDANKKFKVLHMDPFKIMSIANYFVIIVDSFQEFTHIARKVIRSRFWNPYGRFLILLHRLANDDSGIREDVENILTCLFKSNVVNVVIMIPRAQDVRNALVYSWRPYDPPNYCGYFNESAKNRLIIENVCERGVVKSTDSIFKDKLPSDMRGCTLNILAIERQPFVSRYKHDPNIEKTLIKRVLKPLNFSVDFDMILNKFRGERDEKGVWDGALKELVARKGQILLGGIFPDFDVHEDFECSSTYLADSYTWVVPRANPSPPWSSLTAAFEKEVWYSATIVFLICVVTWKILGQISGDTNYNRTFNHCFLNSWIVLFGFPAYMRPKKESLRIFFVFLNVYCVLFMTAYQTKLIIVLQNPAFGYQIKTVQDLVQSGLKYGGSEELHGLFYNSTDPFDCLINDEWIDVLNITNALLDVVVNRNFSVLCSKLELAYLSSVLPELSDFFGRNNYYAFETSTFLVPLEMIGLRGFPYMKNLSYALNLYRQFGMNENVRRDFAQQNRRKRERLLLSLKVQRDKISSLSIQHLQSGFFVLGLGIVGGTFVLIMEILINSNFMQKSVLRLYVMRILNIK, from the coding sequence atgaagaTAGTCACTATTCTGGTAACTGTATTTAGTGTTCAAGCAATAAATCCTGGAGGACCTAGAGTGGTTAGTGATTCTGTCAATTGTTTAAATGGCTTGATAAAAGCAAATTTTGTCATTCCTGGCCAACTTATATTTCCTCATTCAATAAATTCTAGCTCTACAGTTTTAAGGATAAGGGATAATATTCTGAAGAAGCTCCACAATAGTAACAAATTCACTGTCCAAGTCACTGGTCCTGACATCAAAGCTGTTTGTAACGATgctaacaaaaaatttaaagtgcTCCATATGGATCCTTTTAAAATAATGTCTATTGCTAATTATTTTGTCATCATTGTTGATAGCTTTCAGGAGTTTACACACATTGCTAGAAAAGTAATCAGATCACGTTTCTGGAATCCATATggaagatttttaattttgttgcaCCGTTTAGCCAATGACGATAGCGGAATTCGTGAAgatgttgaaaatattttaacttgtTTATTCAAATCCAATGTCGTAAATGTTGTCATCATGATTCCTCGAGCTCAAGATGTACGTAATGCACTAGTTTACAGCTGGAGACCATACGATCCACCAAACTACTGCGGTTATTTTAACGAGAGTGCCAAGAACAGGTTAAttatagaaaatgtttgtgaacgAGGTGTTGTCAAGAGCACGGATAGTATATTCAAGGATAAATTACCTTCCGATATGCGTGGATGTACCCTCAATATTTTAGCTATAGAACGGCAGCCATTTGTTAGTAGATATAAACATGATCCAAACATAGAGAAAACACTCATTAAGAGAGTGCTCAAACCCCTAAATTTTTCCGTAGattttgatatgatattaaataaatttcgtGGTGAGCGAGATGAGAAGGGTGTATGGGATGGAGCATTAAAGGAATTGGTTGCTCGGAAAGGTCAAATATTACTAGGAGGTATCTTTCCTGATTTTGATGTTCATGAGGATTTTGAATGCAGTTCGACATATTTAGCGGATTCATATACATGGGTGGTTCCTCGAGCAAACCCTTCTCCACCCTGGAGTTCACTTACTGCTGCATTTGAAAAGGAAGTTTGGTACTCAGCTACGATAGTATTTCTTATATGTGTCGTTACTTGGAAAATATTGGGACAAATAAGTGGGGATACCAATTACAATAGAACTTTCAACCATTGCTTTTTAAATTCTTGGATAGTTTTATTTGGTTTTCCAGCATACATGCGTCCAAAGAAAGAAAGTTTgcgaatattttttgtatttctcaATGTGTATTGCGTTTTGTTTATGACAGCATATCAAACCAAATTAATCATTGTTTTACAGAACCCAGCTTTtgggtatcaaattaaaacTGTTCAAGATTTAGTGCAAAGCGGGCTAAAATATGGTGGTTCTGAAGAATTGCATGGTTTATTTTACAATTCTACTGATCCTTTCGACTGTTTAATAAATGATGAATGGATAGATGTACTCAATATAACAAACGCTTTGTTAGATGTGGTTGTTAATCGAAACTTTTCAGTATTATGTAGTAAACTGGAATTAGCTTATCTTTCATCAGTATTACCGGAACTCAGTGATTTTTTTGGACGCAACAATTACTATGCTTTTGAGACGAGTACATTTTTAGTTCCTTTGGAAATGATAGGTTTAAGAGGATTTCCTTACATGAAGAATCTATCTTATGCATTAAATTTGTATAGACAATTTGGGATGAACGAAAACGTAAGGCGGGATTTTGCACAACAAAACAGGAGAAAACGAGAAAGATTACTTCTTTCATTAAAGGTCCAAAGGGATAAAATTAGTTCATTATCCATCCAACACTTACAGAGTGGTTTCTTTGTCTTAGGTCTAGGCATTGTTGGTGGGACTTTTGTACTAATAatggaaattttaataaacagcaATTTTATGCAAAAATCTGTGTTGCGGCTATATGTTATGcggatattaaatataaaatag